In Ancalomicrobiaceae bacterium S20, the following proteins share a genomic window:
- the infB gene encoding translation initiation factor IF-2 produces MSDTKSTGDKTLHVDVKKTLTLKPKADTNVVRQSFSHGRSKAVLVETKKKRPILKPGETPAPEARETPAPAAPAPAAPRVLQPAAPVAEAPAPVAAPAPAPVATPAPEPVAVAPAPVVEAPEPAPAPVAAAPAPTEAPAPAPVAAAAPQPRPTVAAAPAARPATPGAPSVRVAPAAPPARPTGQPAGRGPAPSGRPGQPQQQRPSAPRTGVVLQALSADERAARERALADARVREADDRKRQEEEARRRAEEDARLKREREEAERRKVEEEARKKAEDEFRRRTEQEAARRLEAEGGAPAARPAGGNPPPPPRGVPGAPGAKPLTPLASKPAMPGRVETDEEDDGERRPTLRPAAAIKKPAVPAPKPTRTKEAEKPRGKLTVVTAQAGEDEEERGRSVAAFRRRQQRQQRRMHSNEPREKIMREVVIPETITIQELANRMSERAVDVIKLLMRQGQMLKINDVIDADMAQLLAEEMGHTVKRVAASDVEEGLFSAPDTDETRLPRPPVVTIMGHVDHGKTSLLDAIRSTKVAAGEAGGITQHIGAYQVEIHGSKITFIDTPGHEAFTAMRSRGAKATDIVILVVAADDGVMPTTIEAINHTRAAGVPIIVAINKIDKPDANPQRVRTDLLQHEIVVESMGGDVLEVEVSAKERTGLDKLLETILLQAEVQELRANPNRSAEGTVIEAKLDKGRGPVATVLVQRGTLKVGDILVAGAAWGKVRALLDDHGRQVKDAGPSMPVEVLGYQETPEAGDRFAVVENEARAREVADYRARMKREKMQARGAGARGSLAEMMSQLKDAGRKEFVLVVKADVQGSLEAIIGALEKLGNDEVRARVIHGGVGGITESDVSLASASNAAIIGFNVRASKEARESAEREGIEIRYYNIIYDLVDDVKSAMSGLLAPEVRETMLGNARIKEIFNVSKVGKVAGCLVTDGTVERGANVRLIRDNVVIHEGKLSQLKRFKDDAKEVVVGQECGMAFENYQDMRAGDVIECYRVESIARSL; encoded by the coding sequence ATGAGCGATACGAAGAGCACCGGCGACAAGACCCTGCACGTCGACGTCAAGAAGACGCTGACGCTGAAGCCGAAGGCGGACACCAACGTGGTTCGCCAGAGCTTCAGTCACGGCCGGTCGAAGGCCGTGCTCGTCGAGACGAAGAAGAAGCGACCGATCCTGAAGCCCGGCGAGACCCCGGCGCCGGAAGCGCGCGAGACCCCGGCTCCGGCCGCTCCCGCGCCGGCCGCGCCGCGCGTGCTGCAGCCCGCCGCCCCGGTTGCCGAGGCCCCGGCCCCGGTCGCCGCCCCGGCACCCGCGCCCGTCGCGACGCCGGCTCCGGAACCGGTGGCGGTCGCTCCGGCCCCCGTGGTCGAGGCGCCCGAACCGGCTCCGGCGCCCGTCGCTGCCGCTCCCGCCCCGACCGAGGCTCCGGCCCCTGCCCCGGTGGCCGCCGCAGCTCCGCAGCCGCGCCCGACCGTGGCCGCGGCTCCGGCTGCGCGCCCCGCAACGCCCGGTGCGCCGAGCGTCCGCGTCGCCCCGGCGGCTCCGCCCGCGCGTCCGACCGGCCAGCCGGCCGGCCGTGGTCCGGCGCCCTCGGGCCGCCCCGGCCAGCCGCAGCAGCAGCGTCCCTCGGCGCCGCGCACCGGCGTGGTGCTCCAGGCCCTGTCGGCCGACGAGCGTGCCGCCCGTGAGCGTGCGCTCGCCGACGCCCGCGTCCGCGAGGCCGACGATCGCAAGCGCCAGGAAGAGGAAGCCCGTCGCCGCGCCGAGGAGGATGCCCGCCTCAAGCGCGAGCGTGAGGAGGCCGAGCGCCGCAAGGTCGAGGAAGAGGCCCGCAAGAAGGCGGAGGACGAATTCCGCCGCCGCACCGAACAGGAAGCCGCGCGCCGGCTCGAGGCCGAGGGCGGCGCCCCGGCTGCGCGTCCGGCCGGCGGCAACCCGCCGCCGCCGCCGCGTGGCGTGCCGGGCGCTCCGGGTGCCAAGCCGCTGACCCCGCTGGCGTCCAAGCCGGCGATGCCGGGTCGTGTCGAGACGGACGAGGAGGACGACGGCGAGCGCCGTCCGACGCTGCGTCCGGCCGCCGCGATCAAGAAGCCGGCCGTGCCCGCGCCGAAGCCGACCCGCACCAAGGAGGCCGAGAAGCCCCGCGGCAAGCTCACCGTCGTCACCGCCCAGGCCGGCGAGGACGAGGAGGAGCGCGGTCGTTCGGTCGCCGCCTTCCGCCGGCGCCAGCAGCGCCAGCAGCGGCGCATGCATTCCAACGAGCCGCGTGAGAAGATCATGCGCGAGGTGGTCATCCCCGAGACGATCACCATCCAGGAACTGGCCAACCGCATGTCGGAACGTGCGGTCGACGTCATCAAGCTCCTGATGCGTCAGGGGCAGATGCTGAAGATCAACGACGTGATCGACGCCGACATGGCGCAGCTCCTCGCCGAGGAGATGGGCCACACGGTGAAGCGCGTCGCCGCTTCGGACGTCGAGGAGGGCCTGTTCTCCGCGCCGGATACCGACGAGACCCGTCTGCCGCGTCCGCCGGTCGTGACCATCATGGGCCACGTCGACCACGGCAAGACGTCGCTGCTCGACGCGATCCGCTCGACCAAGGTGGCCGCGGGCGAAGCCGGCGGCATCACCCAGCACATCGGCGCCTATCAGGTCGAGATCCACGGGTCGAAGATCACCTTCATCGACACCCCGGGCCACGAGGCCTTCACGGCGATGCGTTCGCGTGGCGCCAAGGCGACCGACATCGTGATCCTGGTCGTGGCGGCCGACGACGGCGTCATGCCGACGACGATCGAGGCGATCAACCACACCCGCGCCGCGGGCGTGCCGATCATCGTGGCGATCAACAAGATCGACAAGCCGGACGCCAACCCGCAGCGCGTACGCACCGATCTGCTCCAGCACGAGATCGTGGTGGAATCGATGGGCGGCGACGTGCTCGAGGTCGAGGTCTCGGCCAAGGAGCGGACCGGTCTCGACAAGCTGCTCGAGACCATCCTGCTGCAGGCCGAAGTCCAGGAGCTGCGCGCCAACCCGAACCGCTCGGCCGAAGGCACCGTCATCGAAGCCAAGCTCGACAAGGGCCGTGGCCCGGTCGCGACCGTGCTGGTCCAGCGCGGCACGCTCAAGGTCGGCGACATCCTGGTCGCCGGCGCGGCGTGGGGCAAGGTGCGTGCGCTGCTCGACGACCATGGCCGCCAGGTCAAGGACGCCGGTCCGTCCATGCCGGTCGAGGTGCTCGGCTATCAGGAGACCCCGGAGGCGGGCGACCGCTTCGCCGTGGTCGAGAACGAAGCCCGTGCCCGTGAGGTCGCCGACTATCGTGCCCGCATGAAGCGCGAGAAGATGCAGGCGCGCGGCGCCGGCGCGCGCGGTTCGCTCGCGGAAATGATGAGCCAGCTCAAGGACGCCGGCCGCAAGGAGTTCGTCCTGGTCGTCAAGGCCGACGTGCAGGGCTCGCTCGAGGCGATCATCGGCGCGCTGGAGAAGCTCGGCAACGACGAAGTCCGCGCCCGTGTCATCCACGGCGGCGTCGGCGGCATCACCGAGTCGGACGTCTCGCTCGCGAGCGCGTCCAACGCGGCGATCATCGGCTTCAACGTGCGCGCCTCCAAGGAAGCGCGCGAGTCGGCCGAGCGTGAAGGCATCGAGATCCGCTACTACAACATCATCTACGACCTCGTGGATGACGTTAAGTCGGCGATGTCGGGCCTGCTGGCGCCGGAAGTGCGCGAGACCATGCTCGGCAACGCGCGGATCAAGGAGATCTTCAACGTCTCCAAGGTCGGCAAGGTCGCCGGCTGTCTGGTCACCGACGGTACGGTCGAGCGCGGTGCCAACGTCCGCCTCATCCGCGACAACGTGGTCATCCACGAAGGCAAGCTCTCGCAGCTCAAGCGCTTCAAGGACGACGCCAAGGAAGTCGTGGTCGGCCAGGAATGCGGCATGGCCTTCGAGAACTATCAGGACATGCGCGCCGGCGACGTCATCGAGTGCTACCGCGTCGAGTCCATCGCGCGCTCGCTCTGA
- a CDS encoding RNA-binding protein, translating to MPRKNEPLERMCLVTREVKPVGEMIRFVLGPDGAVVPDLKRTLPGRGVWVGASRDVLATAVKKRLFGRGFGEEAKADAALVDLVDRLLTEAALGNLGLARKAGQVVTGFAKVEATVGKGQALGLIHAAEAGDDGVEKIAAALRRRGASAAGIPVLRCFTSGQLDLALGRENVVHAALLSGQASKSFLERVDLLRRYRGGVPATVTDRDGDEPGSDPVGMQNPGTEGLVNEEE from the coding sequence GTGCCGCGCAAGAACGAACCGCTCGAGCGGATGTGCCTCGTCACACGCGAGGTGAAGCCGGTCGGGGAGATGATCCGGTTCGTGCTCGGCCCCGACGGGGCCGTAGTGCCGGATCTGAAGCGGACCCTGCCGGGTCGGGGGGTCTGGGTCGGTGCGTCGCGGGACGTGCTGGCCACCGCGGTGAAGAAGCGGCTGTTCGGCCGCGGCTTCGGCGAGGAGGCCAAAGCGGATGCGGCGCTGGTCGACCTGGTCGATCGGCTGCTGACCGAGGCGGCACTCGGCAATCTGGGGCTCGCGCGCAAGGCGGGCCAGGTGGTCACGGGCTTCGCCAAGGTCGAGGCCACGGTCGGCAAGGGTCAGGCACTCGGCCTGATCCACGCGGCCGAGGCGGGCGACGACGGGGTCGAGAAGATCGCGGCGGCGCTCCGGCGTCGTGGGGCGAGCGCGGCCGGTATACCGGTCCTGCGTTGCTTCACCAGCGGCCAATTGGATTTGGCGCTGGGGCGCGAAAATGTGGTACATGCCGCCCTGCTCTCTGGGCAGGCGAGCAAGAGTTTTCTGGAGCGGGTCGATCTGCTCCGACGTTACCGGGGTGGCGTTCCCGCAACGGTGACGGACAGAGACGGCGACGAACCCGGGTCCGACCCGGTCGGGATGCAGAATCCCGGCACGGAAGGGCTTGTGAACGAAGAAGAGTGA
- the nusA gene encoding transcription termination factor NusA: protein MAVSANRLELLQIADAVAREKVIDRKIVLAAMEDAIQKAARSRYGSETEVRAEINSRTGEIKLQRLLQVVEELDNPAIQISLAEARLKNPAAQVGDLIAEPLPPMDFGRIAAQSAKQVIVQKVREAERDRQYDEFKDRIGEIVNGAVKRIEYGNVIVDLGRGEAIVRRDELIPREAFRNGDRVRAYVYDVRREQRGPQIFLSRTHPQFMAKLFAQEVPEIYDNIIEVKSVARDPGSRAKIAVYSRDSSIDPVGACVGMRGSRVQAVVQELQGEKIDIIPWSPDAATFIVNALQPAEVSKVVLDEDAGRIEVVVPDDQLSLAIGRRGQNVRLASQLTGWDIDILTEQEESERRQKEFAERTQLFMQALDVDEVVAQLLATEGFTTIDELAYVDLDEIAGIEGFDEETATEIQSRARAHLEQIEAEQDAERKTLGVEDAVREVPGVTTAMLVAFGKEGIKTVEDLAGCATDDLIGWTERKNGETIRHDGALKGFELSKAEAEAIIMAARVHAGWIEAMPEPVEDEVSEDEAESTEG, encoded by the coding sequence ATGGCAGTCAGCGCCAACAGACTGGAACTCCTCCAGATCGCCGACGCGGTCGCACGCGAGAAGGTGATCGATCGCAAGATCGTGCTCGCCGCGATGGAGGATGCGATCCAGAAGGCCGCTCGGTCGCGATACGGCTCGGAGACCGAGGTCCGCGCCGAGATCAACTCGCGCACCGGCGAGATCAAGCTGCAGCGCCTGCTCCAGGTCGTCGAGGAGCTCGACAATCCGGCGATCCAGATCAGCCTCGCCGAGGCCCGCCTGAAGAATCCGGCCGCGCAGGTCGGCGACCTGATCGCCGAGCCGCTGCCGCCGATGGACTTCGGCCGCATCGCCGCGCAGTCGGCGAAGCAGGTCATCGTGCAGAAGGTGCGCGAGGCCGAGCGCGACCGCCAGTACGACGAGTTCAAGGACCGCATCGGCGAGATCGTCAACGGCGCGGTCAAGCGCATCGAATACGGCAACGTGATCGTCGATCTCGGCCGTGGCGAAGCGATCGTCCGCCGCGACGAGCTGATCCCGCGCGAGGCGTTCCGCAACGGCGACCGCGTCCGCGCCTATGTCTACGACGTGCGCCGCGAGCAGCGCGGTCCGCAGATCTTCCTGTCGCGCACCCATCCGCAGTTCATGGCGAAGCTGTTCGCCCAGGAAGTGCCGGAGATCTACGACAACATCATCGAGGTGAAGTCGGTCGCCCGCGACCCGGGTTCGCGCGCCAAGATCGCGGTCTACTCGCGTGATTCGTCGATCGATCCGGTCGGCGCCTGCGTCGGCATGCGCGGCAGCCGCGTCCAGGCCGTGGTGCAGGAGCTCCAGGGCGAGAAGATCGACATCATCCCGTGGTCGCCCGACGCCGCCACCTTCATCGTCAACGCGCTGCAGCCGGCCGAAGTGTCGAAGGTGGTTCTCGACGAGGACGCCGGTCGTATTGAAGTCGTGGTTCCGGATGACCAATTGAGCCTGGCGATCGGTCGCCGCGGCCAGAACGTCCGCCTCGCCTCGCAGCTGACCGGCTGGGACATCGATATCCTCACCGAACAGGAGGAGTCGGAGCGCCGGCAGAAGGAATTCGCCGAGCGCACCCAGCTGTTCATGCAGGCGCTCGATGTGGACGAGGTCGTCGCTCAGCTTCTCGCCACCGAAGGCTTCACCACCATCGACGAACTGGCCTATGTCGATCTCGACGAGATCGCCGGCATCGAGGGCTTCGACGAGGAGACCGCGACCGAGATCCAGTCGCGCGCCCGCGCCCATCTCGAGCAGATCGAGGCCGAGCAGGATGCCGAGCGCAAGACGCTCGGCGTCGAGGACGCCGTCCGCGAGGTGCCGGGCGTCACGACCGCCATGCTGGTCGCCTTCGGCAAGGAAGGCATCAAGACGGTCGAGGATCTCGCCGGCTGCGCCACCGACGACCTGATCGGCTGGACCGAGCGCAAGAACGGCGAGACGATCCGCCACGATGGCGCGCTCAAGGGCTTCGAGCTGTCGAAGGCCGAGGCCGAGGCGATCATCATGGCCGCCCGCGTGCATGCCGGCTGGATCGAGGCGATGCCCGAGCCGGTCGAGGACGAGGTGTCGGAAGACGAGGCCGAGAGCACCGAGGGCTGA
- the rimP gene encoding ribosome maturation factor RimP → MTRHEPRIITETGLDARVAAIAEPVIEDLGYRLVRVKCSGRNGFTVQIMAERPDGTISVDDCEAISRNLSPVLDADDPVERAYHLEVSSPGIDRPLVRASDFDRWAGHVAKVELERPLDGRKRFRGHLLGLKDETAGIKIDDPAEGVPDTWWLPLGDIAEARLVLTDELVAASLKAGKKALAALQAGDGADGDEISDGDIADGDAEDGRAGTRH, encoded by the coding sequence GTGACGCGTCACGAACCGCGCATCATCACCGAAACAGGACTGGACGCCCGTGTGGCGGCCATTGCCGAACCTGTGATCGAGGATCTCGGCTACCGTCTCGTGCGCGTCAAATGTTCGGGCCGTAACGGCTTCACGGTGCAGATCATGGCCGAGCGGCCTGACGGCACCATATCGGTCGACGATTGCGAAGCGATCAGCCGGAACCTGTCGCCGGTTCTCGATGCGGACGATCCGGTCGAGCGGGCCTATCATCTGGAAGTGTCGTCGCCGGGCATCGACCGTCCGCTGGTCAGGGCCTCCGATTTCGATCGCTGGGCCGGGCACGTCGCCAAGGTCGAGCTCGAGCGGCCGCTCGACGGCCGCAAGCGCTTCCGTGGCCATCTACTCGGCCTCAAGGACGAGACCGCCGGCATCAAGATCGACGATCCCGCCGAAGGCGTGCCCGACACGTGGTGGCTGCCGCTCGGCGACATCGCCGAGGCGCGCCTCGTGCTGACCGACGAACTGGTTGCCGCGTCGCTGAAGGCCGGCAAGAAGGCGCTCGCCGCTCTGCAGGCCGGCGACGGCGCCGATGGTGACGAGATCTCCGACGGCGATATCGCCGACGGGGACGCCGAAGACGGGCGCGCCGGCACCCGGCACTGA
- a CDS encoding methyl-accepting chemotaxis protein, with the protein MKLSSIKFRIVALSAACVITATGGLVTYSVVSANSTLDHVTRNADGLLDRMTKESLVRLASTQAGNIRTEVDSAFDAARAMARSLETIVDPTDGTASPIDTRRAQLNGILLHVLKDNPRFNGTYSAWMPNALDGRDKEFTGRAEVGSDATGRALPYWTRDANGRIALQPLVEYDSQDLHPNGVMKGGWFIGPMTNGKESILAPLPYIVQGKHVYLATMSVPINAGGKFLGVAGADFDLSFVQTLAEKVNASIYEGKGAVTIVSNTGLVVASSATPGAIGGPLSGVKNAVPEDLTAAKSAEATVRVDEQNDRLKVFAPIPLGRTGAAWSVIIGVPRSLALADAQKLSDTLAERNRNDVFWQIVVALGVAAIAVVAMGLVAQGIAGPIGRLTETLRRLAAGEIVKEIDGADRRDEIGDISRAVDQIRIGAEEEARRKSQADEAARVREETERRETMYRLAGEFENAMGNVVRNVVNSSTQLRGAATTMVGATTKVAHQSTAAAAASNEASTNVETVAAAAEELATSINEIKRQADESAGIANSAAVEAEATAARVRELSNAANRIGQVVELISNIAGQTNLLALNATIEAARAGEAGRGFAVVAAEVKGLADQTAKATSEIGQQIGEIQASTQASVQAIMGITQVIERVNKIAASIAEAVDQQGAATHEIAHNVTQASAGTREVTQNIDGITVAVADSTAASNQVESAAVDLSHQSETLRSVMDDFLKTVRAA; encoded by the coding sequence ATGAAGCTCAGTTCCATCAAGTTCCGCATCGTCGCCTTGTCGGCGGCCTGCGTGATCACCGCTACCGGTGGATTGGTCACCTACAGCGTCGTGTCCGCGAACAGCACACTCGATCACGTCACCCGGAACGCGGACGGGCTGCTCGATCGGATGACCAAGGAGTCGCTCGTGCGGCTCGCCTCGACCCAGGCCGGCAACATCCGCACGGAGGTCGATTCCGCCTTCGACGCGGCGCGCGCGATGGCCCGCAGCCTGGAGACGATCGTCGACCCGACCGACGGCACCGCCTCGCCGATCGACACTCGCCGCGCTCAGCTCAACGGCATCCTGCTGCACGTCCTCAAGGACAACCCGCGCTTCAACGGCACCTACAGCGCCTGGATGCCGAATGCGCTCGACGGTCGCGACAAGGAGTTCACCGGTCGCGCCGAGGTCGGCTCCGATGCGACCGGGCGGGCGCTGCCCTACTGGACGCGCGACGCCAACGGGCGGATCGCGCTGCAGCCGCTCGTCGAATACGACAGCCAGGATCTGCACCCGAACGGCGTCATGAAGGGCGGCTGGTTCATCGGCCCGATGACCAACGGCAAGGAGAGCATCCTGGCGCCGTTGCCCTACATCGTACAGGGCAAGCACGTCTATCTCGCCACCATGTCGGTGCCGATCAACGCCGGCGGCAAGTTCCTCGGCGTCGCGGGCGCCGACTTCGACCTATCGTTCGTCCAGACGCTGGCCGAGAAGGTCAACGCCTCGATCTACGAGGGCAAGGGCGCGGTCACGATCGTCTCCAATACCGGCCTCGTCGTGGCTTCGAGCGCAACGCCGGGTGCCATCGGCGGTCCGCTTTCCGGCGTCAAGAACGCCGTCCCGGAGGATCTGACCGCCGCCAAGAGCGCTGAAGCGACGGTCCGCGTCGATGAGCAGAACGATCGGCTGAAGGTTTTCGCGCCGATCCCGCTCGGCCGGACCGGCGCCGCCTGGTCGGTCATCATCGGCGTGCCGCGCTCGCTCGCGCTCGCCGACGCCCAGAAACTCAGCGACACGCTCGCGGAACGCAATCGCAACGACGTGTTCTGGCAGATCGTCGTGGCCCTCGGCGTCGCCGCGATCGCCGTGGTCGCCATGGGCCTGGTCGCCCAGGGCATCGCCGGCCCGATCGGCCGGCTGACCGAGACGCTGCGCCGCCTCGCCGCCGGCGAGATCGTCAAGGAGATCGACGGCGCCGACCGCCGCGACGAGATCGGCGACATTTCGCGCGCGGTCGACCAGATCCGCATCGGTGCCGAGGAGGAGGCCCGCCGCAAGAGCCAGGCCGACGAGGCCGCCCGCGTCCGCGAGGAGACCGAACGCCGCGAGACCATGTATCGGCTTGCCGGCGAGTTCGAGAACGCCATGGGCAACGTGGTCCGGAACGTCGTGAACTCCTCGACCCAGCTGCGCGGCGCCGCGACCACCATGGTCGGCGCCACGACCAAGGTCGCCCACCAGTCGACCGCGGCGGCGGCCGCTTCCAACGAGGCCTCGACCAATGTCGAGACCGTCGCCGCGGCGGCGGAGGAACTCGCGACCTCGATCAACGAGATCAAGCGGCAGGCCGACGAATCCGCCGGCATCGCCAATTCCGCGGCCGTCGAGGCCGAGGCGACCGCGGCGCGGGTGCGCGAGCTCTCCAATGCCGCCAACCGCATCGGCCAGGTGGTCGAGCTGATCAGCAACATCGCCGGACAGACCAACCTGCTCGCGCTCAACGCCACCATCGAGGCGGCGCGCGCCGGGGAAGCCGGCCGCGGCTTCGCGGTCGTCGCCGCCGAGGTCAAGGGCCTCGCCGACCAGACCGCCAAGGCAACCTCGGAGATCGGTCAGCAAATCGGCGAGATCCAGGCCTCCACCCAGGCCTCGGTGCAGGCAATCATGGGCATCACCCAGGTCATCGAGCGGGTCAACAAGATCGCCGCCTCGATCGCCGAGGCGGTCGATCAGCAGGGCGCCGCGACCCACGAGATCGCCCACAACGTGACCCAGGCCTCGGCCGGCACCCGGGAGGTGACGCAGAACATCGACGGCATCACCGTCGCCGTCGCCGACTCGACCGCCGCCTCCAACCAGGTGGAGTCCGCCGCGGTCGACCTGTCGCACCAGTCCGAGACGCTGCGCTCGGTCATGGACGACTTCCTGAAGACCGTGCGGGCGGCCTGA
- the rpsO gene encoding 30S ribosomal protein S15: MSITAERKQQLVQEYATKPGDTGSPEVQVAILSERISNLTGHFKSHAKDNHSRRGLLKLVSQRRSLLDYVKAKDEARYRKLIERLGLRR; encoded by the coding sequence ATGTCGATCACCGCCGAGCGCAAGCAGCAGCTCGTTCAGGAATACGCGACCAAGCCGGGCGACACGGGTTCGCCGGAAGTGCAGGTCGCGATCCTCTCGGAGCGCATCTCCAACCTGACCGGGCACTTCAAGAGCCACGCCAAGGACAACCACTCCCGTCGCGGCCTCCTGAAGCTCGTCTCGCAGCGCCGCAGCCTCCTCGACTACGTCAAGGCGAAGGACGAGGCTCGCTATCGGAAGCTGATCGAGCGTCTCGGCCTGCGCCGCTGA
- the pnp gene encoding polyribonucleotide nucleotidyltransferase has product MFDIHREVIEWGGRTLVLETGKIARQADGAVLATYGETTVLATVVSAKEPKPGQDFFPLTVNYQEKAFAAGKIPGGYFKREGRPSENETLVSRLIDRPIRPLFVEGYKCDTQVIATVLSHDLENDPDIVAMVAASAALTLSGVPFMGPVGAARVGYQSGQFVLNPTVDAMDNADLDLVVAGTQDAVLMVESEAKELAEDVMLGAVMFGHKSFQPVIEAIIRLAEKAAKEPRNFTAPDLSEIEKAVLEIAEADLREAYKLTAKQERYKAVDAAKAKVMAALVPADGEAKFDKEKVATVFKEVQAKIVRWNILDTGIRIDGRDVKTVRPIVSEVGILPRTHGSALFTRGETQALVVATLGTGEDEQFVDALEGTYKENFLLHYNFPPYSVGETGRMGSPGRREIGHGKLAWRAVRPMLPIKEDFPYTIRVVSEITESNGSSSMATVCGSSLALMDAGVPLKAPVAGIAMGLILEGERFAVLSDILGDEDHLGDMDFKVAGSDQGITSLQMDIKIQGITEEIMRIALDQAKGGRMHILGEMAKALTAPRAELGEHAPRIESFKIPTDKIREVIGSGGKVIREIVDKTGAKVDIQDDGTVKVSSADQKKIKAAVNWIKSIAAEPEIGHIYEGTVVKCMEFGAFVNFFGSRDGLVHISQLAPKKVAKVTDVVKEGDKVWVKLLGFDERGKVRLSMKIVDQATGEEIKGEGGDKAAE; this is encoded by the coding sequence ATGTTCGACATCCATCGTGAAGTCATCGAGTGGGGCGGCCGCACCCTCGTGCTCGAGACGGGCAAGATCGCCCGCCAGGCCGACGGCGCCGTCCTCGCCACCTATGGCGAGACCACCGTTCTCGCCACCGTCGTCTCGGCCAAGGAGCCGAAGCCGGGCCAGGACTTCTTCCCGCTGACCGTCAACTACCAGGAAAAGGCCTTCGCGGCCGGCAAGATCCCGGGCGGCTACTTCAAGCGCGAAGGCCGGCCGAGCGAGAACGAGACGCTGGTCTCGCGCCTGATCGACCGCCCGATCCGCCCGCTGTTCGTCGAGGGCTACAAGTGCGACACGCAGGTGATCGCGACCGTGCTCAGCCACGACCTCGAGAATGATCCGGACATCGTCGCCATGGTCGCCGCCTCGGCCGCGCTGACGCTGTCGGGCGTGCCGTTCATGGGCCCGGTCGGCGCCGCGCGCGTCGGCTATCAGTCCGGCCAGTTCGTGCTGAACCCGACCGTCGACGCGATGGACAACGCCGATCTCGACCTCGTCGTCGCCGGCACCCAGGACGCCGTGCTGATGGTCGAGTCCGAGGCGAAGGAACTCGCCGAGGACGTGATGCTCGGCGCGGTCATGTTCGGCCACAAGTCGTTCCAGCCGGTCATCGAGGCGATCATCCGCCTCGCCGAGAAGGCCGCCAAGGAGCCGCGCAACTTCACCGCGCCGGACCTCTCGGAGATCGAGAAGGCCGTGCTCGAAATCGCCGAAGCCGACCTGCGCGAGGCCTACAAGCTGACCGCCAAGCAGGAGCGCTACAAGGCCGTCGACGCCGCCAAGGCGAAGGTCATGGCCGCGCTCGTGCCGGCCGACGGCGAGGCGAAGTTCGACAAGGAGAAGGTCGCCACCGTCTTCAAGGAAGTCCAGGCCAAGATCGTGCGCTGGAACATCCTCGACACCGGCATCCGCATCGACGGCCGCGACGTGAAGACCGTCCGCCCGATCGTCTCGGAAGTCGGCATCCTGCCGCGCACCCACGGTTCGGCGCTGTTCACCCGCGGCGAGACGCAGGCCCTCGTGGTCGCGACCCTCGGCACCGGCGAGGACGAGCAGTTCGTCGACGCGCTGGAAGGCACCTACAAGGAGAACTTCCTCCTTCACTACAACTTCCCGCCCTATTCGGTCGGCGAGACCGGCCGCATGGGTTCGCCCGGCCGTCGCGAGATCGGCCACGGCAAGCTCGCCTGGCGCGCCGTGCGTCCGATGCTGCCGATCAAGGAAGACTTCCCCTACACGATCCGCGTCGTCTCGGAGATCACCGAGTCGAACGGCTCCTCGTCGATGGCGACCGTCTGCGGTTCGTCGCTGGCGCTGATGGACGCCGGCGTGCCGCTCAAGGCGCCGGTCGCGGGCATCGCCATGGGCCTGATCCTCGAGGGCGAGCGCTTCGCGGTGCTCTCCGACATCCTCGGCGACGAGGATCACCTCGGCGACATGGACTTCAAGGTGGCCGGCTCGGATCAGGGCATCACCTCGCTGCAGATGGACATCAAGATCCAGGGCATCACCGAGGAGATCATGCGCATCGCCCTCGACCAGGCCAAGGGCGGCCGCATGCACATCCTCGGCGAGATGGCCAAGGCGCTGACCGCGCCGCGCGCCGAACTCGGCGAGCATGCCCCGCGCATCGAGAGCTTCAAGATCCCCACCGACAAGATCCGTGAAGTGATCGGCTCGGGCGGCAAGGTCATCCGCGAGATCGTGGACAAGACCGGCGCCAAGGTCGACATCCAGGACGACGGCACCGTCAAGGTCTCCTCGGCCGATCAGAAGAAGATCAAGGCCGCGGTGAACTGGATCAAGTCGATCGCCGCCGAGCCGGAGATCGGCCATATCTACGAAGGCACCGTCGTGAAGTGCATGGAATTCGGCGCGTTCGTGAACTTCTTCGGTTCGCGCGACGGCCTCGTGCACATCTCGCAGCTGGCCCCGAAGAAGGTCGCCAAGGTCACCGACGTGGTCAAGGAAGGCGACAAGGTGTGGGTCAAGCTGCTCGGCTTCGACGAGCGCGGCAAGGTCCGCCTGTCGATGAAGATCGTCGACCAGGCGACCGGCGAAGAGATCAAGGGCGAAGGCGGCGACAAGGCCGCGGAGTGA
- a CDS encoding type II toxin-antitoxin system PrlF family antitoxin → MITSRLTSKAQTTVPQPVRNALKLREGDVLAYEIDGDRVILSKANPAEREDPFRTFSEWHSDADAKAYADL, encoded by the coding sequence ATGATCACGAGCCGCCTCACGTCCAAGGCGCAGACGACGGTGCCCCAGCCGGTCCGCAACGCCCTCAAGCTGCGCGAAGGGGACGTCCTCGCCTACGAGATCGACGGCGATCGCGTGATCCTGTCGAAGGCCAATCCGGCCGAGCGGGAAGATCCGTTCCGGACCTTCTCGGAGTGGCACTCGGACGCGGACGCCAAGGCCTATGCCGACCTTTGA